The following proteins come from a genomic window of Microtus ochrogaster isolate Prairie Vole_2 chromosome 7, MicOch1.0, whole genome shotgun sequence:
- the LOC101990315 gene encoding schlafen family member 13-like, with protein MRELILIKVKQVFGLFDCRTNRKRNPSLEVMKSHPDLVIRVKDVTLGEEKRNNMNSEKRKLEKTRVTEAACALLNSGGGVIEIQMANKSEHPVEMGLDLEQSLRELIQSSDWQAFFETQQRGNHFYIFVKSWSCGPENSSAKSHICSQNSSLYCRSGTSVIPMSSTDAFVYLKSKKSVGCGLTDGRAPPVKIPRVMHQNSLESDPAFEIFQRKKLEYGQILLFPESIQVEFKQFDTKKALDYIKNIIPEYVSAFANTRGGYLFIGVEDKSRKVLGCPKDNVTRDSLERVANEAISKLPVFHFSSSEEKVSYKTRVIDVFHEGNLCGYLCAIKVEAFCCAVFSKAPISWMVDKENDVIYTLTTKEWVGMMMAADPGKRGEFFLLCAFCLF; from the coding sequence ATGAGAGAATTAATCTTAATAAAGGTAAAACAAGTGTTTGGATTGTTTGACTGTAGGaccaacaggaaaagaaatcccTCCTTAGAGGTGATGAAGTCTCACCCAGACTTGGTCATCCGCGTAAAAGATGTGACTCTCGgcgaagaaaaaagaaataatatgaacTCGGAGAAGAGAAAGCTGGAGAAGACAAGAGTGACAGAGGCTGCCTGTGCTCTGTTAAACTCCGGAGGAGGAGTGATTGAGATACAAATGGCCAACAAGAGTGAGCATCCCGTGGAGATGGGACTGGATTTGGAACAGTCTTTGAGAGAGCTTATCCAGTCTTCTGATTGGCAGGCTTTCTTTGAGACCCAGCAACGAGGGaaccatttttacatttttgttaaatCTTGGAGCTGTGGCCCTGAAAACAGTTCTGCTAAATCTCACATTTGCAGCCAAAACTCTTCCTTGTACTGTAGATCTGGAACATCAGTGATTCCCATGAGTTCGACAGATGCATTTGTATATCTAAAAAGTAAGAAGAGTGTTGGATGTGGCCTGACTGATGGAAGAGCTCCACCTGTTAAAATTCCCAGAGTTATGCATCAGAACAGCCTTGAATCAGATCCTGCTTTTGAAATTTTCCAGAGGAAGAAACTCGAATATGGTCAAATCTTGCTTTTTCCTGAATCTATACAAGTAGAGTTTAAACAATTCGATACAAAAAAAGCCCtagattacattaaaaatataattccagAGTATGTCTCTGCATTTGCAAACACCAGGGGAGGCTACCTTTTCATTGGCGTGGAGGATAAGAGTAGGAAGGTCCTGGGATGCCCAAAAGACAATGTTACCCGTGACTCTTTGGAAAGAGTGGCAAATGAAGCAATATCTAAGTTGCCAGTTTTCCATTTTTCGTCATCTGAAGAAAAGGTGTCTTACAAGACCAGAGTCATAGATGTGTTTCACGAGGGGAATTTGTGTGGTTATCTCTGTGCAATCAAAGTGGAGGCTTTCTGCTGTGCAGTGTTCTCAAAAGCTCCCATTTCATGGATGGTAGACAAGGAGAATGATGTCATCTACACACTGACTACTAAGGAATGGGTAGGCATGATGATGGCTGCTGATCCAGGTAAGAGGGGAGAGTTCTTCCTGCTCTGTGCTTTCTGCCTCTTTTGA